A genomic window from Pseudonocardia broussonetiae includes:
- a CDS encoding zinc-dependent alcohol dehydrogenase family protein → MARTIRFHETGGPEVLRIEDLPVRAPGPGEVRIRVDAVGLNRAEVNFRRGTYLERPRLPAGLGSEAAGEVLEVGPDVTRWRPGDAVCVIPAFSQNDFPVYAEEAVVPAAALVARPPGMDAVTGAAVWMPYVTVYGMVQEVVRVRPGDRVVVTAAANSIGLAAVQVLRHLGAVPVATVTAPAGRDALLAAGAAEVVVDDGSDLAGPLRAATGGAGADLVLDAVGGPRVAELVAACAPGATVLVHGGLSGEPTPLPGGRYAPVWMRRYLVFEITGDPAALRRAEHFVRAGLACGAFVPTVDRVFDFDDVAAAHAYVDSPDRAPGKPVLRVRPTSP, encoded by the coding sequence ATGGCGCGCACGATCAGGTTCCACGAGACCGGCGGTCCGGAGGTCCTGCGGATCGAGGACCTCCCGGTCCGCGCACCCGGGCCGGGCGAGGTGCGGATCCGGGTCGACGCGGTCGGGCTGAACCGCGCGGAGGTCAACTTCCGCCGCGGCACCTACCTGGAGCGGCCGAGACTGCCGGCCGGGCTCGGCTCGGAGGCCGCGGGCGAGGTGCTGGAGGTCGGCCCGGACGTCACGCGGTGGCGGCCGGGCGACGCCGTCTGCGTGATCCCCGCGTTCTCCCAGAACGACTTCCCCGTCTACGCGGAGGAGGCGGTCGTGCCCGCAGCGGCGCTGGTGGCGCGCCCGCCGGGCATGGACGCCGTCACGGGGGCGGCGGTGTGGATGCCCTACGTCACCGTCTACGGGATGGTGCAGGAGGTCGTCCGGGTCCGGCCCGGCGACCGCGTCGTCGTCACCGCGGCGGCCAACAGCATCGGCCTGGCGGCGGTGCAGGTGCTGCGCCACCTCGGCGCGGTGCCGGTCGCGACGGTCACCGCGCCCGCAGGCCGCGACGCGCTGCTGGCCGCGGGCGCCGCGGAGGTCGTCGTCGACGACGGGTCCGACCTCGCCGGTCCGCTGCGCGCGGCCACCGGCGGGGCCGGTGCCGACCTCGTGCTCGACGCCGTCGGCGGGCCGCGGGTGGCCGAGCTCGTGGCGGCGTGCGCGCCCGGCGCCACGGTGCTCGTGCACGGCGGCCTGTCCGGCGAGCCGACGCCGCTGCCCGGTGGCCGGTACGCCCCGGTCTGGATGCGGCGCTACCTCGTCTTCGAGATCACCGGCGATCCGGCGGCGCTGCGGCGCGCGGAGCACTTCGTCCGGGCCGGGCTGGCGTGCGGCGCGTTCGTGCCGACCGTCGACCGCGTCTTCGACTTCGACGACGTGGCCGCCGCGCACGCCTACGTCGACTCCCCCGACCGCGCGCCGGGCAAGCCGGTGCTGCGGGTGCGGCCTACTTCCCCGTGA
- the speG gene encoding spermidine N1-acetyltransferase, producing the protein MAIRLRALERDDLEFVHGLTNDSKVMSYWFTEPYEALVELRDIYDRHVHDNRERRFVIEAAGEPAGVVELMEIDYIHRVAEFQIIVHPDHQGRGYAREATMQALDYAFAVLNLHKVYLIVAVENPKAIHIYEKAGFVTEGELREEFFADGRYRNALRMGILQREHLDPRS; encoded by the coding sequence ATGGCGATCCGGCTGCGCGCCCTCGAGCGCGACGACCTGGAGTTCGTGCACGGCCTGACGAACGACTCCAAGGTCATGTCGTACTGGTTCACCGAGCCGTACGAGGCGCTGGTCGAGCTGCGCGACATCTACGACCGGCACGTGCACGACAACCGCGAGCGCCGCTTCGTCATCGAGGCCGCGGGGGAGCCCGCGGGCGTCGTCGAGCTGATGGAGATCGACTACATCCACCGCGTCGCCGAGTTCCAGATCATCGTGCACCCCGACCACCAGGGCCGCGGGTACGCGCGCGAGGCGACGATGCAGGCGCTCGACTACGCATTCGCCGTGCTCAACCTGCACAAGGTCTACCTGATCGTCGCCGTCGAGAACCCGAAGGCGATCCACATCTACGAGAAGGCCGGCTTCGTGACCGAGGGCGAGCTGCGCGAGGAGTTCTTCGCCGACGGCCGCTACCGCAACGCCCTGCGCATGGGCATCCTGCAGCGCGAGCACCTCGACCCGCGGTCGTAG
- a CDS encoding dihydrofolate reductase family protein yields the protein MGTIQVQLFTTVDNAVGAPMWTMDYPFTDEMGAAIGQLTTGSATAILLGRTTWEESGPAWSGRDMADDPGAPFFNETAKYVVSGSRTEVDGWNNSTLLGAYDADAIRRFKDGVDGGIYVFGSTTLVRALLDDGLVDELHLFVYPVALGEGPTLFGPGTPKRAMTLKSAQSFDNGVVHLAYAPNPGTPGA from the coding sequence ATGGGCACCATCCAGGTCCAGCTGTTCACCACCGTCGACAACGCGGTCGGCGCGCCGATGTGGACCATGGACTACCCGTTCACCGACGAGATGGGCGCCGCGATCGGGCAGCTCACCACGGGCAGCGCCACCGCGATCCTGCTCGGGCGCACCACGTGGGAGGAGTCGGGCCCGGCGTGGTCGGGCCGCGACATGGCCGACGACCCGGGCGCCCCGTTCTTCAACGAGACCGCCAAGTACGTGGTGTCCGGCTCGCGCACCGAGGTCGACGGCTGGAACAACTCCACGCTGCTCGGCGCCTACGACGCCGACGCGATCCGCCGCTTCAAGGACGGCGTCGACGGCGGCATCTACGTCTTCGGCAGCACCACCCTGGTGCGCGCGCTGCTCGACGACGGCCTGGTCGACGAGCTGCACCTGTTCGTCTACCCGGTGGCGCTCGGCGAGGGCCCGACGCTGTTCGGCCCGGGCACCCCGAAGCGGGCCATGACCCTGAAGTCGGCGCAGAGCTTCGACAACGGCGTCGTCCACCTGGCCTACGCGCCGAACCCCGGCACCCCCGGGGCCTGA
- a CDS encoding TetR/AcrR family transcriptional regulator yields the protein MTAGRAMRVDAARNHERIVVAAGAAFEEDGPGVALDEVARRAGVAPATLYRRFRNRDQLVRAVVEHVLATEVAPAAEVVTDDPWDDLVGMLGAVVDSLAAHRTVLRLAREVRAVDVDLVGAWVAAMERPLRRAIDAGRARPELLGRDLAAVVVMALATVHERDPAGADRRRYLALLVDGLRPAPAPLPPPSERTLGER from the coding sequence GTGACGGCCGGGCGCGCGATGCGGGTGGACGCCGCGCGCAACCACGAGCGGATCGTGGTGGCCGCCGGCGCCGCGTTCGAGGAGGACGGCCCGGGGGTGGCGCTCGACGAGGTCGCGCGCCGCGCCGGGGTCGCCCCCGCCACCCTCTACCGGCGCTTCCGCAACCGCGACCAGCTCGTGCGCGCGGTCGTCGAGCACGTCCTCGCCACCGAGGTCGCGCCGGCCGCCGAGGTGGTCACCGACGACCCGTGGGACGACCTGGTCGGGATGCTCGGCGCCGTCGTCGACTCCCTCGCCGCGCACCGCACGGTGCTGCGGCTGGCCCGCGAGGTGCGCGCGGTCGACGTCGACCTGGTCGGGGCGTGGGTCGCGGCGATGGAGCGGCCGCTGCGCCGCGCGATCGACGCCGGGCGGGCGCGGCCCGAGCTGCTCGGGCGCGACCTGGCCGCCGTCGTCGTCATGGCGCTGGCCACGGTGCACGAGCGGGACCCCGCCGGGGCCGACCGCCGTCGCTACCTGGCCCTGCTCGTCGACGGCCTGCGTCCCGCGCCCGCCCCGCTCCCGCCCCCGTCGGAGCGGACGCTCGGCGAGCGGTAG